Genomic segment of Arachis hypogaea cultivar Tifrunner chromosome 11, arahy.Tifrunner.gnm2.J5K5, whole genome shotgun sequence:
GTTTAGAAGACAGAGATTTAGGTTTTTGAAGTTGTGGGTGAACGGCTAAAGTGCTATATTGGTGATGACCTTGAGAACTTGAGAGTTGATGATAACTTGTGAATTAAGGACTAATGATGGTTATGACGAGTCTGGAACTCAGAGATGAATGATAAACGTATTGAATACTGTTTTATGTTGATATCGATGAGTTGTTGTACGATAAGCGTAAGGGCCGGGTTTAGTCCTGCTTATGCTGAGATGTAGGCATAAGGGCTAGGTTTAGTCCCACTTACGTTGAGATGTAGGCATAAGGGTAGGCGTTAGTCCCGCTTACGCTGAGCTGTGAGGTCTGTGGTAGAGAATCCTGCTCACATCCTTTCGGAATCACAAGAGTGTGCTGGATACTATATCCCTTGGACCGTGTGCCGGGCACAATATCCTTGGGGGTACCCATTTATATTCATGATCGAAAGGCGACATTCCCATGGAAATAtttcgggttggcagttgaaccgacaatgtgatatcgcagctaataggacaggcattcatcatgtgcattatttatatggttgtttgctttgtttacttgcatCCTATGCCTAATGTATAACATGCTTAGTTGCTTCCTGATTTACTTGCTATACATGAACActacttgtgtattacttgtttgcatATAATTATGTCTTCTACTGGGATTGAAGAGGCTCAGTAGGCGGTGGCGATAGGATCGTATGGAGGTTAGGaaggcgaaggctgtgggacagcggtgttacTATTAGTTCAGAAATTCCCTAAGTTAGATGACCTGTTTAAGGACTTTATTAAATTGTTTTATAAGTTTGAATCCAtgcttgatgtgaagttctaggattgtctttggcatcccgaaaccttatatcttacattactgggcactattatcatactgagaacctccggttctcatattatatgttgttatttttcagatgcaggtcgtaacccacctcggtgagttgcgagATGGTGACGGAGTGGAGAGGCCAACCTAGCGAATACCATGAAAGCAAATGCTGCTGCAACTATGCAAGCCGTGAAGAGGATGGGTCAACCGACtggaaatgaaaatagaaatggAAATGCATGGGAATGGAAAAGGAGACGGTAACAACTTGGGAGGTGCTCCGATGACCTTGGCTTCATTTCTAAAGGTTCATCCACCAACTTTCAGAGGGTCGACCAACCCTGCTGAAGTAGACAATTGGTTCCAAGCCATGGAGCGTGCTCTACAGGCCCAGCATATTCCGAACAATCAGTTTGTGGAGTTTGCGGCGTACTAACTTTTAGGAGAGGCTTaacattggtggcaaggagaaTGCCGATTACTACAACTTTAGAACGCCAACAGTCCTTGGAACGTATTTCAGACGGCCTTCTACAAGAAGTATTTCTCAGAATCAGTAAGAGAAGCTAGGGAGCTAGAGCTTATGAAGTTGAAGCAAGGCTCATTGTCCGTGGCCAAGTACACTAGTAGATTTGAGGAACTGTGTAGGTTCTCTAGGGTGTTTCAGGATACCCCAGAGTCCTATGAGAGTTGGAAATGCATAAAGTACCAAGGTGGTTTGAGGGAAACATCATGACTGCTGTGACTTCTTTGGAGATTCGGATATTTTCCGAGCTTGTGAACAAGGCAAGGGTTGTGGAGGATTATACAAAGAAGGTTAGCAAAGGATACCCAAGGAGGAAATAATAACAGAGGCCAAGGAAAGTACTTTCAGCCGAGAGGTCAGAACTTTAAGAGGGTTGGACATGTACCTCAACACCCTCAAGGTCAAGGATGCATTAGGAGACCTACTTATGATCAATACCACCCGACGAGAGGAAGAGGTGGTTGTTTTCTATGTGGATTTTCTGGACACATGTCAAGGGATTGCCCTCGTAGGAGGAATCCGAATGCGGGTCAGAATCAACCCCAAAGACGAGTGTTTGCTATGAACGCCAGTGATGCTGCTAAGGCAGATCCTTTGATGAGAGGTAAAGGTTTATTTGGTGATAAGACATTGGTTGCATTGTATGATACTGGAGCTTCGCATTCATTCATTACATTTGATAAGGTTGAGGAACTAGGATTGAAAATATCAGAATTAGCTTTCGATTTGTATGTGCATACCCCGTATCAGACGGTTGTGACTAGATCAGGTTGTAGGCAAATATCTTTCAAGATTGGGGATAGAAAATTTGTTCATGATTTAATCTGTTTGCCAATGGTTGGGTTGGAAATGATTTTAGGGTTTGGTTGGTTGTCAAAGAATTGGgtattgttggattgctttgagtGATCGATTCAGTTTATGCCAGAAGGAGAAAGAGGAGCAGTGGTAGCTGAGTGTTATTACCTAAACTCTGTGTTGGTGAATTATAGTGAAAaagagtgtcagggttatatACTTTTGGCTGCGAATGCGTTAGGTGATGAACAGAAGTTAGATCGAATTCCGGTAGTTAGAGATTTTCCTAAAGTGTTTCCTGAAGATATTCCCGAATTTTTACcttaaaggaaaattaaatttgCGATAGACTTGGTGTCGGGAGCCGGACCAGTCTCGATTGTGCCATAAAGAATGGCTCCGATAGAGCTGGAAGAACTTAAAACTCAGTTAGAAGAGTTTCTGAGCAAGAGGTTTATTCGCCCGAGTGTATCTCCATAGAGAGTACCAGTTTTATTGGTGAAAATGAAAGATGGAGGAATGTGACTCTGCATGGATGAACGACAGTTGAACAAAGTGATTGTGAAGAACAAGTACCCGTTGCCTAGAATCGATGACTTAATGGATCAGTTGCAAGGATCTAGGGTGTTTTCAAAGattgttttaagatccggttacTATCAGATTAAGGTGAAGGAGGATGATATTCCGAAAATTGCGTTTAGAACACGTTATGGTCACTATGAATACACggtgatgtcctttgggttgacgaatgcacTTGTTGTGTTCAttgattacatgaatagagtatttCGTCCCGTTTTGGATAAGTTTGTGATGGTATTCATAGACGACATTTTGATTTACTCAAAGACGGCGGAAGAGCATGAAGAACACTTGAGGATTGCGTTGCAAATCCTGAAGGAGTGGAAATTGTATGCGAAATTGTCTAGGTGTGAGTTCTAGAAGGAAGAGGTGAAATTCGTAGGTCTCGTGGTAAGTAAAGGATCGATAACGGTGGATCCTTCAAAGGTTGAGGTGGTAATGAAATGGGAGAGACCGACGTCAGTGACTGAGATTAGAAGCTTCTTCGGGTTAGCTAGATATTACAGAAGATTCATTCACGGATTTTCGTAAATCGCACTATCCATGACTAAGTTAACAAGGAAAGAGACACCATTTGTGTGGGCGTCCGAGTGTGAGTAAAGTTTTCAGACTTTGAAAGAGAAGTTGACTTCAGCTCCAGTTTTAATTCTACTTGAACCAGGCGAACCATTTGAGATTTACTGTGACGCATTGTTGAAAGGCTTGGGTTGTGTGTTAATGCAACAACGGAATGTGGTAGCTTATGCTTCGCGTCAGCTAAGACCACATGAGGTGAATTCctaactcatgacttggaattggcGGCAGTCGTATTTGCGTTAAAAATTTGGAGGTACTACTTGTACGGAGTGAGGTTTAGAGTCTTTTCTGATCACAAGAGTCTCAAGTATATCTTTGATCAGAAGGATATCAATATGTGTCAAATGAGGTGGATGGAGCTACTGAAAGATTATGACATTGAGTTAATTTATCACCCCAGGAAGGCAAACGTTGTAGTGGATGCATTGAGTCGGAAGTCGTTGACAGTCGCTTGGGTGATGATTACGGAAGAGGAGTTGGTGAGCAAGTTTGGGGATTTGAGACTGAGTGTCAGAGAATTTAATGGGAGTGTATGCCTGAACCAACTGTAGATCTCTAATGACTTCAAGGCCGAAATTTTAGAAGCTCAACGAGACGATCAGGAGTTACAGAAGGTGTTGCTGGCAATTGAGAAAGGAAAATGATGGGGAGTTTCATGGGACGGAGACAGAATATAGAGGTACGAGGGTAGAATTTTCGTGCCAAATATTGGAGTTTTGCGACAAGATATCTTGAAGGCGGCACATAGCAGCAGATTCTCTATTCATCCAGGAAGTATGAAGATGTATCGCGATTTGAAGAAGATGTTTTGTGGCCTGAGATGAAGGGTGATGTAGCTACACTTGTGTCTAAGTATCTGACGTGTCAGAAGGTGAAGATAGAGCACTAGAGACCATCAAGAATGCTACAGCCACTTGAGAATCCTCAGTGGAAGTGGAAAGGAATTGCGATGGACGTCGTATTGGGATTACCAAGGACGAGAGCCGGTTTTGATgcggtttgggtgatcgtggatcgaTTAATTAAGTCCGCTCACTTTCTACCGATACGGATGAACTACTCATTGGAGGAGTTGGCGAGGTTGTATATTAAAGAGGTGGTTAGATTGCACGGGGTGCCATCGAGCATAATGTTGGACCGTGATTCCCAATTTACAACAAGGTTTTGGGGAGTTTTTCAAAGAGCTTTTGGTACGAAACTATGTCTCAGCACAACGTATCATCTGCAAATAGATGGACAGTCGAAAAGAACTATTCAGACTTGGAGGATACTAAAGGcgtgtgttttggatcaaccgggaagttgggaccgttacatgccattagtggagttttcATACAATAATAGCTTTCATGCGAGTATTGGAATgactccgtatgaggctttgtatggacggAAGTGCCAATCTCCACTGTGTTAGTATGAAGCCGGTGAAGCAAGTCTGTTGGGGCTGGATTTGATAGCAGAGACCACTGAGAATATCAAACAGATTAAGGCCAGAATCTTAATTGCACAGAGCCGACAGAAGAGTTATGTGGATCAGAGAAAGAAACAGTTGGAATTTAAAGTGGGTGAGCATGTATTTCTAAGGTTTACTCCAAAAATGGGAATTGGAAGGGCTATCAaaacaaagaagttgaatccgagGTTCATTGGACCTTTTGAGATCTTGAGACGAGTCGGGCCGGTGGCATATCAAGTGGCTTTACCGCTGCGTTTGTTTAACCTGCATAACGTGTTTCATGTGTCACAACTCTGAAAGTACACATCGGATGCAGCTCATGTGTTAGAGCCCTAGTCGGCTGAGTTGAAGGAGAACCTGACGTTTCAAGTCACACTAGTGCAGAttgatgacactagtgtgaagaagCTGCGTGGAAAGGAAGTTTTGTTGGTCAAGATAGCTTGGAAGAGAGCTGGAGTGGAAGAGAACATTTTGGAGTTAGAGTCAGACATGCAAAAGGATTATCTGgagttattctcaggtaattattaaattttggggacaaattttctaatttggtggggagaatgtaaaAATCAGAAATAATtaacgtaaaataataataaataaattgccCGAAAATAGGTAAAAAATTTAGAAGTcttcattttaaaatttagaggtgAGATTTGAATTCAGTAGAAATTTCCGAgttgaaaaatgtaattttctgcgaaaaattatgtaaaaatgcGTATACACCAAAAAACTATCTATATACACCGAAAGTGTTTCAAAATACACATAAACCAGAACAGCATGTTACCTATTTGTATTGTAAGTGGTAtcgaatgaaataacatctccaaaATACTCACAAGCAGCCTTACTTCTTGCGTTGGCCCAAAAAACAATCTTAATTGACTAATCAACCTTAAGTTcaagctcgaaaaagaaattctaattcttctctttcattcttaaaaaGTATTTCCCAAATTCTTTTGCATTCTCTAATTCTGAAACATTCCGTATTTCTCTCGTGATGtaatttctcatatcttttttaataaaacttaATTCATGATGACCCCCTattgcaacaaatgattggtatgttttgcttggtctgattccgacttcctcgttattctctattgtacatTGTACGGACATGCTTAATTCCCTGTGCTGTTTAAACATCTCTGCTTGATTTACACAGCACGGATGTGAATGATGCAACACAACCTTCGAAATGATCCAAACACCAACGTCTTGTAGGACAATTTAATCCAGTTGAGAGATTTGTCTTCTCAGTTGGAGATATGTTTGATTTCCATTTCCCCTCTctactacatgtaatcaattggttcttaatttcattttccttcttatttgtgctccgaatttttgtagaaaaacctgcaactTTCGAATAATCTTTGTAGAATTTTGCAGTTTCTTCAAGCGTGTTAAAAGTAATCCTAATCTTTGGAACAAGTTGCTCATCAACATCAGCTAGAAACTGTAAAATACACCAAAAATAGTCCACAATACACCATATTAAAGGATAACATACACCGAAACTCatcatcaaaaataataaaatcagatTCAAAACTCgtacattacattcaaattcaaaccatcaactatACATAGACATTTTCACAAATAGAAACTAGATGATTCAAATCATACCTTACTACTTGATTTGATTTAAAACAATAATACAATTCACCCTCGTCCAATTGAAAAGTCTGAacctataaatacactaaaaactttTCCACAATACACCAAAAGAATTCTGATATACACCGAATGAGAATGTAACAAATTTATCAAAACTCCTATATTGCATTCAATTCAAATCATCAACGATGAACAACCAATTTTTACAAACaaaaacattattcacctacaaaatcataaactactaacgaaaataTTAACTAGAATCGAATCACATCTCGGCCACTTGAttagattcaaaacaataatccactTCGCTCTGGTTTAATTGACAATCTTCAAaagttgaattattcattatcttcaagaACGAGATAACTGTTCAAAactgatttcaaagcttgatttcaaaaacatagagaataaaaaaaatcgcaaaaaaaggaagaaagagaacGCAGAGAACAAAGGAAGAGAAACGCAAAGAGCGCAGAGATAGAAGAGAACATAGATCGAAAACGTTGagaaaattcaaagaaaacaaaatCCTTTCAAAAAAGGCAGTTATATATTCACGCATTAATTGAAAAATTGTTAGATAGTGGCGCGTGAGGTGAATTAGGTTAAAAAAACTTGTTTGGACTTATTTGTGTAAATAACTTGTACGTAGAGAATATTTGATCTATAAAATATTTGTAAGGATTTAAAGTGTGTATAATTAATGAGTATGCTCTTGTTTCCTAAATCTTTACTTTAAGATGAAATTGAAGGAGTAAAAGTGAATTCAATAATTCAAGTAATTCTCGTTGGTAGCAAAATATACTAGAAATAGAAATAGAATATTAGTAATTGGATCAATCAGACAAGAAATTAGTATTCGTATTATTTTTTTGGTTCATAATTTctctttttattaaattaattctttTCTAATTCTCCCTAATTTGATTAACAACtttgttaaataattaattagaataCCAGCCAACTATAGCCAATTAATATATAGACTATAAAAGaagtttaaaaaacaaaaaaatcacaatCTTAAATCAAAATTAAGAGTAATCCTAATCTCACTTTTACTCTCACTTACcgttaaaaaaaatcacaaaatcctaTATCTTTTTTCCCACGTCCTTTAGCCGCGTTGTTTATTATCATCTTCAACTATCTCAGCCGCCATGTCATGCCATAACTGCGGCGTTGCACTGTGCCACCCATCATTGTCCATCGTTTGGCGTCagtagatattttttttatgagaatgtataataaaaaataaaaaaagaaaactattAAAAAAGAAGACATTATTTCAGATGTTTCTTATATATGAATTTTGGATGTTTAAATTTTAGAGGTAtcggataataaaataaaacatccaAAACATGAGAAAAGAaacatttaaaaactaaaaaaagtaacaactaaaattattaaaaaaactcatccaaaacctaaaaagaacaaacattcaaaacataaaaaaaacatcCAAGACCTATAAAAAAGACATATCCAAAATTTAGGAAAAGAAAACATCCAAAATGATTAAAAAAtcatcctaataataataataatagatgtgGATAGGGGAGGGGACACGTCAAAGGATTGGAAGGCGTCGCGGCAAGATGAGTTGCACGTAGAGGGCGTGGCATTACGGTGAGAAAAATTGCATGCGTAGGGCACGACGATGGGAGTTAGAGGGGGATGGCATGGCATTATGGCGAGAGGTGTTGAAGTGGAAGGGCACGACGTCGCACGTCGAGAGCATTCGATAGGGAGGGTTCAACGGCGTGGTAACACGAGTTAGAGGGAGAGGGCGTGGCGAGAGGAGTTGGAGGGGgagtgatgaatccacatttcatggtattcaTATTGTTTTAATTGGGTGGATTTTATTGACTTCTcttgcatttattcaatgaaatagcatgcttttatgATTTTCtcttaaatttgtgcttaagagtgaaaacatgctttttaggcccttaatttgctaaatttaatttactttgatTCTactcgataccttgatgtgtttgttagtgatctcAGGTTTaagaggcaaggattggatcaaagaagtgaagaaaaagcatgcaagatggagaattcatgaaaaaaaataaggatttggtgGATTCAaggctacgcgtacgcgtgacccacgcgtacgtgtgacaagtAGCACGTAACCAACTTAAAGAAATACgcgggggcgatttctgagctcattgagacccaaatccaactcatttctgaagtatttgaggccaaattcaagaaggaacaaaggagagcaattaggtttagatAGAAACATACTTTAGGTCATATTCTAGAAAGAGAaactctcttttctctctagaattagggtagatttaggatagatttctcttaggtttaaattttaattgttgCTTTGGTTTAGTTTCCCTGCAATTTATTGTTCTTACATCTTTgctcttttagttttattttccattttctttcttttgtcacttttatgtttatgaactcatTGTAGTTTTGGTTTCCataatacaatttatgttttcatgtttcttattgtttGATTGAGTTGTTAgttattaatttcttgcaattggtagttgttagattttataatctttgcaatttaatatgctttttcttttatgccttctaagtgtttgataaaatgtattattttttggGCATGGCATATGCattattatttactttcttgctcatcatatgcattgttattaatttcttattcatcatatgcattgatcGTCAGGGAGGTCGCGACATGAGGAATTGGAATGGAAGGACGCATGTTTTTTGAGTGCAAgcctaattttttgaaattttaaaatcagGTTTTTGAAAAGTTAGCTACTAAGTTAATCAATTGGACGCATATAGAATTGGTTATTTATACTTTCTTTTTTATTAGTTCTCTTCATATTTTTCTCTTATCtcattaattttttactattttatattcttcctctttcaatagtatttttattaaccACCATTTTCAATTTCAATGATGTCCTGCTAAATTCAattcgaaaaaaatatagaataatttcAGGATATTATGATAATTTGATGGTTTATGTAGAAAGTATTAAGATAATAGATCCTGAATTATTACTTCTGTGTTTTCGTTACCGGCTTAAAGATTCATATTCTAGAGAGATTTTCtgtaaaaatccaaaatttatgTTAAAAACTAAGTTTAGTGCAAGGCTGTGTGAAATGAATGAGGAAGAGAAAGAAACAAATCTGAAAATTCAAATCCAATCAGAATTGAATTTTCAAATAACAATAATTTAACAAATCAAGAAACAGAAAATCTAGATATACATTTGAAGCGTCCAAATCTGAAACCAACCAACCTAGATGCAAGAACCAAAGTAGTTGAGGAAGAACGTGACATCCACAGCGGTAGAACAACTTCGAGCAATAGTGGCGAGTGAAGCATAACCAACAACAGCGCTTGGGACGACGGTCGCAAAGGAAAAGGTGGAGGACTCAAGTCTATTGAAGCTTGAACCACCAAAGGTAAATGGGGTGCATAGATCACTACCAAAGCCACCTTGCTGGTATATGAATGCAGTGAGAAAGTGATCAATCACGGAGAGCCTCGTTGATGAAAGGCAGAGATTTATTCCGTCGCATCTTCCTGATTATGGCTAAGGCATCACCACTCATGGCATCTGCCTTCCCTTGGTATTCTAAAGAGGATACTCAAACTGTGAAGAAACAGGAAGATGTGGTAGTTTTAGGCATAAATATGATCAGAATGTGGTTGAGGTGTGGTGTGGAGGGTGGTTGCTGGTGTTTAATGGAAACATCAATCCCAACGCAAAAACTTTGTTAAATTGGTGGAAAAGAAGAGTTGATGCTCTCCTGTTCTATATTAGGTCTTCTTTGAAATTGGATAGTCAGGAGAAATCCAATGAATTTTATCAATATTTGGATGCTATCTACTAAGCACAATTAGATTTAGCAATTGAAAGACAACAATTATATTGGGTTTTTGCTGAAGAAATTCACTTTAAGCAATGGGATTCTAGTGGAATATTTATATAGTTTTTAACGAAGTAGATTAACTTTTACTTGTACAATAATTAggatttattttgattaaaacaATAGAATTATTGTATATTCTTTTCACATCTTTGAAGAAGATTGTCGTTAAGGAGAATATAATGTAAAGGGTAAAATTGAGCCCAATAGCTCAATTAGATCATTCTCATCTGTAATAGAATTTAGAGTaaaggacattttcgtccctgacctttttttttcgcggacattttcgtcttcaagcaatggaaaataaattaaagcccCTGACCCCTGAAAAATGTGGACATTTATGTCCTTCCGTTGAATTCAGCTGTTTGCACTGGACGGAGAAGGTTAAGCTGGCAGAGGTGGCGCTGAGGTGGCACGTAACGGAGGCCAGGTGGCATGGAGCATTTCGTAATAGGACATATAAGTCCCTGGAGACGAAAACGATGCCGTTTTGTATCCTCTCCCATTCTTTCAAATTTCTCtacccttttcttcttccttcatccttcttcccttccattcttcttcctcaGCCCTGCCTCCATCACCGCTGCACAGCCGTGCCTCCGTCAGCCACCATCAATACCGACGACCTCCTCCTTCCTCTCTTTTCGCGTCTTCTTCCATTTCTCACTCCTTTACTCCCATTAGTCTCTCTCTCTTCTCACCCTCCTTCCAAGGTGAGATATATGAGGGCGAAGAAACAGAATCTGGAGAGATATACGAGGGTGAAGATGATGATATAGATGATGAGGATGGAGATGAAGTTTTTGTTGAATGAATACACAACATGGAATCGGAATAAACCCTTGGAAGGGATGACTTAGGGGCTTTGACAATCTCCTTCATATGAGAAGAGGAAACTTTACGCCTTAAGGCACTCCAACTACTCTCTCTTGCAGGAAGATGGGTTTCATGTTCATTCTCTGATGATGGAAATGGTGGCACAAAACCTCTAACAATAGCTTTTTGGAAAACTTCATAATCGACATCATAGGAGCCCACTTTCTTCTCACCAGGCTGAACCTTAGCACTTGATTTGAAACTTTCTATTTTACTATAAGATTTATCCATCAAAGGCAAGAACCTGAAGAATACTTCCCAGAAGTTAGCAGGTTCATGAGCTTCCCTTGCAGGACTAAGAGGTAGGACTAAGAAGAACTGCATGCACCCTCTTCTGGCACTGCAACAACTGGCAAGCAAACCCCATATTCGGATCGGCAATACCCCTTGCAGCCTTCACCAACTGAAAAGGTCAAAAACATTCCATGTGAATCTCATTGAAATTTTCACTCCCCATCAGAAGAAAAGCAACATCCCAAAGGTCAATTTCAACGGTTTTCTcgcaaaacaaacaaaaacaacatgGAACAAAGGAAAAAAGAGTTCACCTTTTACAATTATGCAAATTGAGGACCCTCAAGCATATGAAACCATTGACAATGACGTCGAGGTCGGAATCGGTGACGCTGGGATAAAACGACCGCGAAACGGACTGGGCAAGGTCCAATTCGAGCAAGCGCGTGAATCTATCAGCCATTCTCCGAAGCCTGTGTGGACCTGCACGCGCCGCAAGCTTTTTCCTTTCGGTGCTCTGCAATCGGAGCCACCTCTTACACACCAACCCGAAGATCTCCTTGTCCTTCTCGTTCTCCAGCTTCGCCAGGATCGAACGAAGCTCGTCGTCAGTGAGAGTGTCATTTATGCAGAGGTTCGAGGATCCCAATCCGACACTGTTCATTATTGTTCGTGCAGAGAAAAACCCTAACCCCTCGAAATTTGAGACTAATTTTTGCAGAAAGGCGGCGGCGCGGCGATAGTGGGTCGCCGAGAAGGTTGTCGCGGACAAACGGTGGGTGGAAGGAGGGTGAGAAGAGAGAGAGACTAATGGGAGTAAGGGAGTGAGAAAGGGAAGAAGACGCGAAAAGAGAGGAAGGAGGAGGTCGCCGGCGTTGATGGTGGCTGATGGAGGTGCGGTTGTGCGGCGGTGATGGAGGCAGGGTCGAGaaagaagaatggaagggaaGAAGGACGAAGGAAGAAAAAAAGGGTAGAGAAATTTGAAAAAATGGGGGAGGATataaaaacggcgtcgttttcgtCTCCAGGGACTTATATGTCCTGTTACGAAATGCTCTATGCCACCTGGCCTCCGTTACGTGCCACCTCAGCGCCACCTCTGCCAGCTCAGCCTTTTCTGTCCAGTGCAAACGGCTGAATTCAACGGAAGGACATAAATGTCCACATTTTTCAGGGGTCAGGGGCTTTAATGTATTTTCCATTGCTTGAGGACGAAAATGTCTGCgaaaaaaaaaggtcagggatGAAAATGTCCTTTACTCTAGAATTTATTATAAAGTATTGGCATAATTTGTTTTGTAATTCTTCCTTttataaaattatgttttttttttttaattctctctAATTTTATTAAGAGAAATGTTAGgagattattagaatttattaattttgaccaTCACTTTTAGCCATTAATTCAATTCTTTTAGTTTAGTAATCTAACTTAGCCcacacttttaaatattgatggctaattgatggtcaaaaataataaattcttgaTAGCCTATTAGGATTAGTATTAGGCCTATAGGACAATTAAAGAAATATACTATAAATAGGAATATGGTGTAGTAGTATGATATGAATGATATAATTAGaaattctcttttctctctttgaCCCTAATCCTAGGTATTTCTATTCTATTCtctctaaatttttatctaattttctaTCTCTTGATACAATTTGTATCAAGTGATGCTTTCATTGAACCAATTTTCTATGTTTGATGGTACTGGAGATGAATACCATTGGCTTATTCTCATAGCACAGCTTTAAAATGCTCAACAaattacaaaacaccaaaaatttttggAGATAGAAAAATGTCTCAAAGACAAGGCTCTAACATGGTTCGGATTATGAAAGAAATGAAATCCAAATGCATACAGATTAATATTTGATATAACATTTATGTATCAGAATGTGCTAGATTCTCGTCCAAGACTATCATTGAAAATTTTTTGGAATACAATTCTAGATgtagttttgaaaaaattt
This window contains:
- the LOC112721199 gene encoding uncharacterized protein codes for the protein MSRDCPRRRNPNAGQNQPQRRVFAMNASDAAKADPLMRGKGLFGDKTLVALYDTGASHSFITFDKVEELGLKISELAFDLYVHTPYQTVVTRSGCRQISFKIGDRKFVHDLICLPMFMPEGERGAVVAECYYLNSVLVNYSEKECQGYILLAANALGDEQKLDRIPVVRDFPKVFPEDIPEFLP